From a single Couchioplanes caeruleus genomic region:
- a CDS encoding lysine N(6)-hydroxylase/L-ornithine N(5)-oxygenase family protein, whose product MYDVLCVGFGPANIALAVALDELWPAARVKFVEREPAPAWQPAMMLDGADIQNHPVRDLVTPRNPRSRYTFVNYLHEQGRLFKHLNLPGHHPLRKEYARYVKWVAETVPADVDYGQNVTAIRLAGTGAAAEARPVEVVTADGHRYLGRSVVVAPGRSPYVPAVFEAVPFPQVAHTSRFLPAVADLDRDWTGTLAVVGASQSAIEVILDLTNRFPAARIVNVMSGYGYRLKDTSPFSEEVYFPEFVDYYYRASEEGKRRLRDQLRPTNYSAADRDVIDALYMRMYEDELDGRSRVTLRGNRLITAVRHDPAGVTLDLTERITGDCEQLTADRVVLATGYRDLGTSGRTEQLPPLLREIADVLAVDPDAGLAVGLDYRVENSTTGRDAPPIYINGLCETTHGLGDAGSFSLLALRSQAIVDSLRRRLTAPERATAAADLVGAAVVAATR is encoded by the coding sequence GTGTACGACGTCCTATGTGTCGGATTCGGTCCGGCCAACATCGCACTTGCCGTCGCACTCGACGAGCTGTGGCCCGCCGCGCGGGTCAAGTTCGTGGAACGGGAGCCGGCGCCGGCCTGGCAGCCGGCGATGATGCTCGACGGCGCCGACATCCAGAACCACCCGGTGCGTGACCTGGTCACGCCCCGCAACCCACGCAGCCGCTACACCTTCGTCAACTACCTGCACGAGCAGGGGCGGCTGTTCAAGCACCTGAACCTGCCCGGCCACCACCCGCTGCGCAAGGAGTACGCCCGCTACGTCAAGTGGGTCGCGGAGACCGTGCCGGCCGACGTGGACTACGGGCAGAACGTCACCGCGATCCGGCTCGCCGGGACCGGCGCGGCCGCCGAGGCCCGCCCGGTCGAGGTGGTCACCGCCGACGGCCACCGCTACCTGGGCCGTTCCGTCGTCGTCGCGCCGGGGCGCAGCCCGTACGTGCCCGCGGTGTTCGAGGCCGTGCCGTTCCCGCAGGTCGCGCACACCTCCCGGTTCCTGCCGGCCGTCGCGGACCTGGACCGTGACTGGACGGGAACGCTCGCGGTCGTCGGCGCCAGCCAGAGCGCGATCGAGGTGATCCTCGACCTCACCAACCGGTTCCCGGCCGCCCGGATCGTCAACGTCATGTCGGGCTACGGCTACCGGCTCAAGGACACCAGCCCGTTCTCCGAGGAGGTCTACTTCCCGGAGTTCGTCGACTACTACTACCGCGCCTCCGAGGAGGGCAAGCGGCGCCTGCGCGACCAGCTCCGCCCGACCAACTACTCCGCCGCCGACCGGGACGTCATCGACGCGCTCTACATGCGGATGTACGAGGACGAGCTCGACGGCCGGAGCCGGGTGACGCTGCGCGGCAACCGGCTGATCACCGCCGTACGGCACGACCCGGCCGGGGTCACGCTCGACCTGACCGAGCGCATCACCGGCGACTGCGAGCAGCTCACGGCGGACCGGGTGGTCCTCGCCACCGGCTACCGCGACCTGGGCACGTCCGGCCGGACCGAACAGCTGCCGCCGCTGCTCCGCGAGATCGCCGACGTGCTCGCCGTCGACCCGGACGCCGGGCTCGCGGTCGGCCTCGACTACCGCGTGGAGAACAGCACGACCGGCCGGGACGCACCGCCGATCTACATCAACGGGCTCTGCGAGACCACCCACGGCCTCGGCGACGCCGGCTCGTTCAGCCTGCTCGCCCTGCGGTCGCAGGCCATCGTGGACAGCCTCCGCCGGCGCCTGACCGCACCCGAACGCGCGACGGCCGCCGCCGACCTGGTGGGCGCGGCAGTCGTCGCCGCGACCCGATAG
- a CDS encoding aspartate aminotransferase family protein, whose amino-acid sequence MQTLEAAAEAVLTDLAEPGPIGRELLDHQSRTESSARTYPRRLPVAIGEAAGSYITDVDGRRYIDFLSGAGVLALGHNHPHLIAAVQAQLGKLTHGLDLPTPVREEFKRRQLGMLPESMRGSMKMHFCGPTGADGVEAAVKLCKKATGRGTVVAFQGSYHGSTHAAMSLTSEVQPKDGLQNLLPGIHFAPYGYCHRCPLSLTPDTCATNCAEFLANALHDTHGGIQPPAAIILELVQGEGGSIPAPVPFVRRIAELARALDIPLIVDEVQTGCGRTGTWFAFEQYGIEPDVIVASKGLSGMGLPVSVIMFNERLDGWSPGSHIGTFRGNNLAFASANAYLDVVARDDLLAHVRERGAQLMAGLLQLQVDTTLISDVRGRGLMLGMEMSACGTAAASEVASRFQREALRRGLIVEIGGREDCVVRLLPALNLPAETADEALAVMRAAARAVEHDLAAVA is encoded by the coding sequence ATGCAGACCTTGGAAGCGGCCGCCGAGGCGGTCCTGACCGACCTGGCCGAGCCCGGACCGATCGGCCGTGAACTGCTGGACCACCAGTCGCGTACGGAGTCCAGCGCCCGTACCTATCCGCGCCGGCTGCCGGTGGCGATCGGCGAGGCGGCGGGCTCGTACATCACCGACGTCGACGGGCGCCGCTACATCGACTTCCTCAGCGGCGCCGGGGTGCTGGCGCTCGGCCACAACCACCCGCACCTGATCGCGGCGGTGCAGGCCCAGCTGGGCAAGCTGACCCACGGCCTCGACCTGCCCACCCCGGTACGGGAGGAGTTCAAGCGCCGCCAGCTCGGCATGCTGCCCGAGTCCATGCGCGGCTCGATGAAGATGCACTTCTGCGGCCCGACCGGCGCGGACGGCGTCGAGGCGGCCGTGAAGCTGTGCAAGAAGGCCACCGGCCGGGGCACCGTCGTCGCGTTCCAGGGCTCGTACCACGGGTCCACGCACGCGGCGATGTCGCTGACCTCGGAGGTCCAGCCGAAGGACGGCCTGCAGAACCTGCTGCCCGGCATCCACTTCGCGCCGTACGGCTACTGCCACCGCTGCCCGCTGAGCCTGACCCCGGACACGTGCGCCACCAACTGCGCGGAATTCCTGGCGAACGCCCTGCACGACACGCACGGCGGGATCCAGCCGCCGGCCGCGATCATCCTCGAGCTGGTCCAGGGCGAGGGCGGCTCGATCCCGGCGCCGGTGCCGTTCGTGCGGCGGATCGCGGAGCTGGCCCGCGCCCTGGACATCCCGCTGATCGTCGACGAGGTGCAGACCGGCTGCGGGCGTACGGGCACCTGGTTCGCGTTCGAGCAGTACGGCATCGAGCCGGACGTGATCGTGGCCTCCAAGGGCCTGTCCGGGATGGGCCTGCCGGTCTCGGTGATCATGTTCAACGAGCGGCTGGACGGGTGGTCGCCGGGCAGCCACATCGGCACGTTCCGCGGCAACAACCTGGCCTTCGCCAGCGCCAACGCGTACCTCGACGTGGTGGCCCGCGACGACCTGCTGGCGCACGTCCGCGAGCGGGGGGCGCAGCTGATGGCCGGGCTGCTGCAGCTGCAGGTCGACACCACGCTGATCAGCGACGTGCGGGGTCGCGGGCTGATGCTGGGCATGGAGATGAGTGCGTGCGGCACGGCCGCGGCCTCCGAGGTGGCCTCCCGGTTCCAGCGCGAGGCGCTGCGGCGGGGACTGATCGTCGAGATCGGCGGCCGCGAGGACTGCGTGGTCCGGCTGCTGCCCGCGCTGAACCTGCCCGCCGAGACGGCCGACGAGGCGCTCGCCGTCATGCGTGCGGCGGCCCGGGCGGTCGAGCACGACCTCGCGGCGGTGGCGTGA
- a CDS encoding homoserine O-acetyltransferase/O-succinyltransferase family protein codes for MTATVADRVAGLLTVPPERLPRIGIVNLMPHAEQYERWLMPQLAAARAFEPVWIRLGERKFSLDDPAYIAGQYVRYADAVADAALDALIVTGAAVEHLPYEQVRFLPELGPIVQRAADEGTPVLGLCWGALAVAHLLYGVPKEVYPTKVSGMYETDRLVDDGPIAAVLDDRFWSTHSRYAGFDDAALDRNPHVRAVARSAEAGTVIAESPDHLVVMHIGHPEYAGGRLADEYRRDVGAGLTDVQPPANVDLGRPVNRWRSHSLIFFASWVGLVHDRAAAR; via the coding sequence ATGACCGCGACCGTGGCCGACCGGGTCGCCGGCCTGCTCACCGTTCCGCCGGAGCGCCTCCCGCGCATCGGCATCGTGAACCTGATGCCGCACGCCGAGCAGTACGAGCGGTGGCTGATGCCCCAGCTGGCGGCGGCGCGCGCGTTCGAGCCGGTGTGGATCCGGCTCGGCGAGCGCAAGTTCTCGCTCGACGACCCCGCGTACATCGCCGGGCAGTACGTCCGGTACGCCGACGCGGTCGCCGACGCCGCGCTGGACGCGCTGATCGTCACCGGCGCGGCGGTCGAGCATCTGCCGTACGAGCAGGTGCGTTTCCTGCCCGAGCTGGGCCCGATCGTGCAGCGCGCCGCCGACGAGGGCACGCCCGTGCTCGGCCTCTGCTGGGGTGCGCTGGCCGTGGCCCACCTGCTCTACGGGGTCCCGAAAGAGGTCTACCCGACAAAGGTGTCCGGCATGTACGAGACGGACCGGCTGGTGGACGACGGGCCGATCGCCGCGGTTCTCGACGACCGGTTCTGGTCGACCCACAGCCGGTACGCCGGCTTCGACGACGCCGCCCTGGACCGCAACCCGCACGTGCGGGCGGTGGCCCGGTCCGCCGAGGCCGGCACGGTCATCGCCGAGTCCCCCGACCACCTCGTCGTCATGCACATCGGCCACCCGGAGTACGCGGGCGGGCGGCTGGCCGACGAGTACCGCCGGGACGTCGGTGCGGGGCTGACCGACGTACAGCCGCCGGCCAATGTGGATCTGGGCCGGCCGGTGAACCGCTGGCGCAGCCACAGCCTGATCTTCTTCGCCAGCTGGGTGGGGCTCGTCCACGACCGGGCGGCGGCCCGGTGA
- a CDS encoding aspartate kinase: protein MSTLLAPAPVAPAVAPPVPERVVWKFGGSSVADPEKLRAVARRLVASKRRGTQTVAVLSAMGDTTDDLVRLAYEMTGRPPSRELDALLSIGEVVSCALTAMAVHELGERAISFNGAQAGFRTDDAYGNARLWQMDPARVVQALDEGLIVLVTGYQGTSATGDVTTLGRGGSDASAIALAAALGLRQCDIFTDVTGVFTADPRVVPGARQLDCLGHEEMLQLADGGAQVLQTRAVELAAAHEVDIHVRSTFTAAEGTWIRGGAKVFEQARITGVAHRRRDPVYTVRDMTPATVSGALARRGAAVGSIIPDIGRLRFTAPGSEVADVVAALADAGVAVDVRDDLGSVSVVGPAVGNRPEISARMLAALEAGGIRPQLVTSTPGRFSCHVEVDLVDRAAAVLHDEFGLHTVPAALAGVGAADADRG from the coding sequence GTGAGCACCCTGCTGGCGCCGGCACCCGTCGCCCCGGCCGTCGCGCCGCCCGTCCCCGAGCGGGTCGTGTGGAAGTTCGGCGGCTCCTCGGTGGCCGACCCGGAGAAGCTGCGGGCGGTGGCCCGGCGCCTGGTCGCCTCGAAGCGGCGCGGCACGCAGACCGTCGCGGTGCTCTCGGCCATGGGCGACACCACCGACGACCTGGTACGGCTCGCGTACGAGATGACCGGCCGGCCCCCGTCGCGCGAGCTGGACGCGCTGCTCTCGATCGGCGAGGTGGTCTCGTGTGCGCTGACCGCGATGGCGGTGCACGAGCTGGGCGAGCGGGCGATCTCGTTCAACGGTGCCCAGGCGGGTTTCCGGACCGACGACGCGTACGGCAACGCCCGGCTGTGGCAGATGGACCCGGCCCGGGTGGTGCAGGCGCTCGACGAGGGCCTGATCGTGCTGGTCACCGGCTATCAGGGCACGTCGGCCACCGGTGACGTCACCACGCTGGGCCGCGGCGGCTCGGACGCATCCGCGATCGCGCTGGCCGCCGCGCTGGGCCTGCGGCAGTGCGACATCTTCACCGACGTCACCGGTGTGTTCACCGCGGATCCCCGGGTGGTGCCGGGGGCGCGGCAGCTGGACTGCCTCGGCCACGAGGAGATGCTCCAGCTCGCCGACGGGGGTGCCCAGGTTCTGCAGACACGGGCGGTGGAACTGGCCGCCGCCCACGAGGTCGACATTCACGTGCGTTCCACGTTCACCGCGGCGGAAGGCACCTGGATCCGAGGGGGAGCGAAGGTGTTCGAGCAGGCGAGGATCACCGGGGTGGCGCACCGGCGCCGGGATCCGGTCTACACCGTGCGGGACATGACCCCGGCCACGGTGTCCGGGGCGCTGGCGCGGCGGGGGGCCGCCGTCGGCTCGATCATCCCGGACATCGGCCGGCTGCGGTTCACGGCGCCCGGCTCGGAGGTTGCGGACGTCGTCGCCGCGCTGGCCGACGCGGGGGTGGCCGTCGACGTGCGCGACGACCTCGGCAGCGTCAGCGTCGTCGGCCCGGCGGTCGGCAACCGGCCGGAGATCAGCGCCCGGATGCTCGCCGCGCTCGAGGCCGGCGGCATCCGGCCCCAGCTGGTCACGAGTACGCCGGGACGGTTCTCCTGCCACGTCGAGGTGGACCTGGTGGACCGTGCCGCGGCTGTGCTCCACGACGAGTTCGGGCTGCACACCGTACCGGCCGCGCTGGCCGGCGTGGGTGCCGCGGACGCGGACCGGGGCTGA
- a CDS encoding MFS transporter has protein sequence MGTDSSAPATVWRNPDFVRVWGGETVSLMGSQITDLALPLVAILTLHAGAFEVGLLNVARYAPYVLLTLFAGVWFDRRRRRPTLIAANLGRAVLIGLVPVASLLHVLSMPWLYAVAFGAGLLTVLFDVGILSYVPGLVERRHLGDANSKIAASYSVAGIGGPGLAGFLVGVLTAPIALAVDAVSYLVSALALSRIKTRETAPAESGERTAMRAQIAEGLRAVFGNPVLRHLATQSATFNLFQNVVLTVLLVYLVRVLGIGATPLGLVVSAGSVGALAGALAANRLRAKLGIGGALRWSTVLACVAPLFLLVPRDSGTVSLVVLGAALAVLGANLAVFNVNALTLRQSVTADRLLGRMNASYRLLLFGTVPLGAFTGGSLAGLFGARTALVVGVLGVATPLAWLLFSPVFRLTEIPDRPADPQAPALAGSAVND, from the coding sequence GTGGGCACCGACAGCTCCGCGCCGGCGACGGTCTGGCGCAATCCGGATTTCGTCAGGGTCTGGGGCGGCGAGACCGTCTCGCTGATGGGCTCCCAGATCACCGATCTCGCCCTGCCGCTGGTCGCGATCCTGACGCTGCACGCCGGCGCGTTCGAGGTGGGCCTGCTGAACGTGGCTCGGTACGCGCCGTACGTGCTGCTGACGCTCTTCGCCGGGGTGTGGTTCGACCGGCGCCGGCGGCGGCCCACGCTGATCGCCGCCAACCTGGGCCGGGCCGTCCTGATCGGCCTGGTCCCGGTGGCGAGCCTGCTGCACGTGCTGTCGATGCCCTGGCTGTACGCGGTCGCCTTCGGTGCCGGGCTGCTGACCGTGCTGTTCGACGTCGGCATCCTGTCGTACGTGCCGGGACTGGTGGAGCGCCGGCACCTCGGCGACGCGAACAGCAAGATCGCCGCGAGCTACTCGGTCGCCGGGATCGGCGGCCCGGGGCTGGCCGGCTTCCTGGTCGGCGTGCTGACCGCGCCGATCGCCCTGGCCGTCGACGCGGTGTCGTACCTGGTCTCGGCGCTGGCGCTGAGCCGGATCAAGACGCGGGAGACGGCGCCCGCGGAGTCCGGCGAGCGGACCGCGATGCGGGCGCAGATCGCCGAGGGGCTGCGGGCGGTCTTCGGCAATCCCGTGCTGCGCCACCTGGCCACCCAGTCGGCGACGTTCAACCTGTTCCAGAACGTCGTGCTGACCGTGCTGCTGGTGTACCTGGTCCGGGTCCTCGGCATCGGGGCCACCCCGCTGGGTCTGGTGGTGAGCGCCGGTTCGGTGGGGGCGCTCGCCGGTGCCCTCGCGGCGAACCGGCTCCGGGCGAAGCTCGGGATCGGCGGAGCGCTGCGCTGGTCCACTGTGCTCGCCTGCGTGGCGCCGCTGTTCCTGCTGGTGCCGCGCGACTCCGGAACGGTCTCGCTGGTGGTGCTCGGCGCCGCGCTGGCGGTGCTCGGCGCCAACCTGGCCGTCTTCAACGTCAACGCGCTGACCCTGCGCCAGTCGGTGACCGCCGACCGGCTGCTCGGCCGGATGAACGCCAGCTACCGCCTGCTGCTGTTCGGCACGGTGCCGCTGGGCGCGTTCACCGGTGGTTCCCTCGCCGGGCTGTTCGGCGCGCGTACCGCCCTGGTGGTCGGCGTGCTCGGGGTCGCGACCCCGCTGGCCTGGCTGCTGTTCTCGCCGGTCTTCCGGCTCACCGAGATCCCCGACCGCCCCGCCGACCCGCAGGCCCCGGCGCTCGCCGGGTCGGCCGTCAACGACTGA
- a CDS encoding non-ribosomal peptide synthetase: MLSDTQRALLAARLRRGRADQAAAGIPRRAPGLVDVPLSFGQEQLWFIDQLAPGLATYNIAGAVRLSGPLDPAALQAAVTALVGRHESLRTRLVARDGRAVQVIDEPAEVKLPVTDLSGLPEPERDQRYRQEVGQEAARPFTLEHGPLLRLLLVKLAADQQVLVITVHHTVFDGWSFGVLVSELSALYEARVAGRPAELPDLAIQFADYAVWERERLRGQALEELQEYWRSTLAGAPVLQLPTDRPRPLVQTYDGAVESIDVSGEVLDGLKALSRREGTTLFVTLMAAFHVLLHRYSGQDDIVVGTVSANRTRPELAPLIGYLVNTLPVRGDLSGDPAFGELLQRIRTATVGAYGHQDLPFAAIVEAVRAPRDAGRHPLFQVGFMLAENQRRDLQVAGVAWETEELPSTAAKFDLLMSTVEDEGRLLVSASYATALFDPATVRRMLGHFRTLLEGLAADPARPLSGLPLLTPEELRQEIHDWNATRADYPSWCLHDKFEAQVAATPDGIAVRLDDETVTYAELDAQANRIARRLRELGVGPEVLVGVCTQRSVRRLAGILGILKAGGGYVPLDPQYPADRLAFMVEDAHMPVVVTDDESEPSLPVQGTAVVSLDRDWAALSALDGGAPEPLAGPANAAYVIYTSGSTGRPKGVVVEHRQAVNFATGEIEHWPLGPGDKVLQFASLNFDVSVLDMFGALLSGATLVLGRSETLLSPPRLADLIRDQGITFMCLPPAVLNLLADEDFPALRVVIAGGEAFSSALVRKWARPGMRFINGYGPTETTVGSTMAECHADSPLDPPPIGLPLPNYTAYVLDKHLNPVPVGVPGELHLGGAGVARGYLNRPELTAEKFIRDPFGTHPGARLYRTGDVARRLPDGNLQYLGRSDDQVKIRGLRVELGEIEAVLAEHPSVAQALVLVREDAAGQKQLVGYVRGDAQRPTIDPTDLRVHMAARMPAFMVPAHLVVLDAFPLNANGKVDRAALPAPEDTGHDAGYVAPRTLIEAVLADMFAALLRRDRVGVEDSFFDLGGNSLQAMQLIAQLRKELAVDSDVSAIFLAPTPAQLTEMLRDRHGLEDTRLDEIDLDALEEAPAARAEALAAHTAAPASTVVAMNAGPADRSLFLVHAVGGTVFAYAGLAGRLDDTLRVYGINAAGPGEFPADLDETVTRYVAQVRAEQPEGPYRLGGWSLGGLVALEMARRLEGEGAEVALVALLDSPSEPADLTGLSEDAAARQFVVDAARALGPAATDLPEGDAAGQLAWLADRLVGTGDAEAARAEIERRFAVFREQTRMIAGHRPRAAAARTVVVTAEQSYDFTPHWRGVLGPDTDYRTVAGDHYSFLQSPGADEVAAILREHVS, encoded by the coding sequence ATGTTGTCTGATACTCAGCGGGCGCTCCTGGCGGCCCGCCTGCGCCGAGGCCGAGCCGACCAGGCGGCCGCGGGGATCCCCCGGCGCGCACCGGGGCTCGTGGACGTCCCGCTGTCGTTCGGGCAGGAGCAGCTGTGGTTCATCGACCAGCTGGCTCCGGGCCTGGCGACGTACAACATCGCGGGGGCGGTACGGCTGTCCGGTCCGCTCGACCCGGCCGCGCTGCAGGCCGCCGTCACGGCGCTGGTCGGCCGGCACGAGTCGCTGCGGACGCGGCTGGTCGCGCGGGACGGCCGGGCGGTGCAGGTGATCGACGAGCCGGCCGAGGTCAAGCTCCCGGTCACCGACCTGAGCGGGCTGCCGGAACCCGAGCGGGACCAGCGCTACCGGCAGGAGGTCGGGCAGGAGGCCGCGCGGCCGTTCACCCTCGAGCACGGCCCGCTGCTGCGGCTGCTGCTCGTCAAGCTCGCCGCCGACCAGCAGGTACTGGTCATCACCGTGCACCACACGGTCTTCGACGGCTGGTCGTTCGGGGTGCTGGTGAGCGAGCTCAGCGCCCTCTACGAGGCCCGCGTCGCGGGCCGCCCGGCGGAACTGCCGGACCTGGCGATCCAGTTCGCGGACTACGCCGTGTGGGAACGGGAACGCCTGCGCGGGCAGGCTCTGGAGGAACTCCAGGAGTACTGGCGCAGCACGCTCGCCGGGGCGCCCGTGCTGCAGCTGCCGACCGACCGGCCGCGGCCGCTGGTGCAGACGTACGACGGCGCGGTGGAGTCCATCGATGTCTCCGGGGAGGTGCTGGACGGGCTGAAGGCGCTCAGCCGGCGCGAGGGCACCACGCTGTTCGTCACGCTGATGGCCGCGTTCCACGTGCTGCTGCACCGCTACAGCGGACAGGACGACATCGTCGTCGGCACGGTCAGCGCCAACCGCACCCGGCCCGAGCTGGCCCCGCTGATCGGGTACCTGGTGAACACCCTGCCGGTGCGCGGCGATCTGTCCGGCGATCCCGCGTTCGGCGAGCTGCTGCAACGGATCCGGACCGCCACGGTCGGTGCGTACGGCCACCAGGACCTGCCGTTCGCCGCGATCGTGGAGGCCGTACGGGCACCCCGCGACGCCGGCCGGCACCCGCTCTTCCAGGTCGGGTTCATGCTCGCCGAGAACCAGCGCCGGGACCTGCAGGTGGCCGGGGTGGCCTGGGAGACCGAGGAACTCCCGAGCACTGCCGCGAAGTTCGACCTGCTCATGTCCACTGTGGAAGACGAGGGGCGGCTGCTGGTCAGTGCCTCGTACGCCACCGCCCTGTTCGACCCCGCGACCGTACGCCGGATGCTCGGCCACTTCCGCACGCTGCTCGAGGGGCTCGCCGCCGACCCGGCCCGGCCGCTGTCCGGGCTGCCTCTGCTCACTCCGGAGGAGTTGCGGCAGGAGATCCACGACTGGAACGCCACGCGGGCCGACTACCCGTCATGGTGCCTGCACGACAAGTTCGAGGCGCAGGTGGCGGCCACCCCCGACGGGATCGCGGTGCGGCTCGACGACGAGACGGTCACGTACGCCGAACTCGACGCGCAGGCCAACCGCATCGCCCGGCGGCTGCGCGAGCTGGGCGTCGGCCCGGAGGTGCTGGTCGGCGTGTGCACCCAGCGCTCGGTGCGCCGCCTCGCCGGCATCCTCGGCATCCTGAAGGCGGGCGGCGGCTACGTGCCGCTGGACCCGCAGTACCCGGCGGACCGGCTCGCCTTCATGGTCGAGGACGCCCACATGCCGGTGGTCGTCACCGACGACGAGAGCGAGCCGTCGCTGCCCGTGCAGGGCACCGCCGTGGTCTCGCTCGACCGGGACTGGGCGGCGCTCTCCGCCCTCGACGGGGGCGCCCCGGAGCCGCTGGCCGGGCCCGCGAACGCGGCGTACGTCATCTACACCTCCGGATCGACCGGCCGCCCCAAGGGCGTGGTGGTCGAGCATCGCCAAGCGGTCAACTTCGCCACCGGCGAGATCGAGCACTGGCCGCTCGGTCCGGGCGACAAGGTGCTGCAGTTCGCCTCGCTGAACTTCGACGTCTCCGTGCTCGACATGTTCGGGGCCCTGCTGTCGGGAGCCACGCTGGTGCTGGGACGCAGCGAGACGCTGCTGTCGCCGCCGCGGCTCGCCGACCTGATCCGCGATCAGGGGATCACGTTCATGTGCCTGCCGCCCGCGGTGCTCAACCTGCTCGCCGACGAGGACTTCCCCGCGCTGCGCGTGGTCATCGCCGGCGGGGAGGCGTTCTCCTCGGCGCTGGTCCGCAAGTGGGCCCGGCCGGGCATGAGGTTCATCAACGGGTACGGCCCCACCGAGACCACGGTCGGCTCGACGATGGCCGAGTGCCACGCCGATTCGCCGCTCGACCCGCCGCCGATCGGGCTGCCGTTGCCGAACTACACCGCGTACGTGCTGGACAAGCACCTCAACCCCGTACCGGTCGGCGTACCCGGTGAGCTGCACCTGGGCGGCGCCGGGGTGGCGCGCGGCTATCTGAACCGGCCGGAGCTGACCGCGGAGAAGTTCATCCGGGACCCGTTCGGTACCCATCCGGGGGCGCGGCTCTACAGGACCGGGGACGTGGCCCGCCGCCTGCCCGACGGCAACCTGCAGTACCTGGGCCGCTCGGACGACCAGGTGAAGATCCGCGGTCTGCGGGTGGAGCTGGGCGAGATCGAGGCGGTCCTCGCCGAGCACCCGTCCGTCGCCCAGGCGCTGGTGCTGGTCCGCGAGGACGCCGCCGGCCAGAAGCAGCTGGTCGGGTACGTCCGCGGCGACGCGCAGCGGCCCACGATCGACCCGACCGACCTGCGCGTCCACATGGCCGCCCGGATGCCGGCCTTCATGGTCCCCGCGCACCTGGTGGTGCTGGACGCGTTCCCGCTCAACGCCAACGGCAAGGTGGACCGCGCGGCGCTGCCGGCACCGGAGGACACCGGCCACGACGCCGGATACGTCGCACCGCGCACGCTGATCGAGGCGGTGCTGGCGGACATGTTCGCGGCGCTGCTGCGGCGTGACCGGGTCGGCGTCGAGGACAGCTTCTTCGACCTCGGCGGCAACTCGCTGCAGGCCATGCAGCTCATCGCCCAGCTGCGCAAGGAACTCGCCGTCGACTCGGACGTCTCGGCGATCTTCCTGGCCCCGACCCCCGCCCAGCTGACCGAGATGCTGCGCGACCGGCACGGCCTCGAGGACACCCGGCTCGACGAGATCGACCTCGACGCCCTGGAGGAGGCGCCCGCCGCCCGCGCGGAGGCACTGGCGGCGCACACGGCCGCCCCGGCGAGCACGGTCGTGGCGATGAACGCCGGGCCGGCGGACCGGTCGCTCTTCCTGGTCCACGCGGTCGGCGGCACGGTCTTCGCGTACGCCGGCCTGGCCGGTCGCCTCGACGACACGCTGCGGGTGTACGGCATCAACGCGGCCGGCCCCGGCGAGTTCCCGGCGGACCTCGACGAGACGGTCACCCGGTACGTCGCGCAGGTCCGCGCCGAGCAGCCGGAGGGGCCGTACCGGCTGGGCGGGTGGTCGCTGGGCGGCCTGGTGGCCCTGGAGATGGCCCGCCGGCTGGAGGGCGAGGGCGCCGAGGTGGCGCTGGTGGCGCTGCTCGACTCCCCGAGCGAGCCGGCCGACCTGACCGGGCTGTCGGAGGACGCGGCCGCGCGCCAGTTCGTCGTGGACGCGGCGCGGGCGCTCGGCCCGGCGGCCACCGATCTGCCCGAGGGCGACGCCGCCGGGCAGCTGGCCTGGCTGGCGGACCGGCTCGTAGGCACCGGCGACGCGGAGGCGGCACGGGCGGAGATCGAGCGGCGGTTCGCGGTGTTCCGCGAGCAGACCCGGATGATCGCGGGGCATCGGCCCCGGGCCGCGGCCGCCCGCACGGTGGTCGTCACGGCGGAGCAGTCGTACGACTTCACCCCGCACTGGCGGGGCGTGCTCGGGCCGGACACCGACTACCGGACCGTGGCGGGCGACCACTACTCGTTCCTGCAGTCGCCCGGCGCGGACGAGGTGGCCGCGATCCTGCGCGAGCACGTGTCATGA